A stretch of DNA from bacterium:
TCAGCGTCTGCGTCGGGTGCTCGCGGGCGCCGTCGCCGGCGTTGATGACCGGCTTGTCGGCATAGTCGGCCACCACGCGCGCGGCCCCCGCCAGCGGATGGCGGACGACGATGATGTCGGCATAGGCGCTGACCATGCGCGCCGTGTCGGCCAGGGACTCGCCCTTGGCGATCGAGCTGGACGAGGGCTCGGCGAAGCCGAGGGTCTGGCCCCCGAGACGGAGCATGGCCGACTCGAAGGACAGGCGCGTGCGGGTGCTGGGCTCAAAGAAGAGCGTCGCCAGGATGCTGTCGAGCGGGTCCAGGGGCGAGCGCGGGCCGCCGTCGAAGCCAATGGCCTCGGCCATCCGCTCGGCGACATCCAGCACGCACAGGATCTGCGCGCGGCCGAAGTCGGACAGGGATACGAGGTCTCGGCCCTTCAGTGACACGTGGCGGCCTCCTCAGCCTGCATCGCTCGGTTCGACCCCGTTCAGTGCGTCTCGCGCTTCCTGGGCTGCCTCCGCCGCGGCCTGGGTGAAGCTCCCCTCGCGCTTGCGGTAGGCGTAGATGATCCCGCGAGCCGAATTCACGATCGCCCCGAAGCCCTCGGCATCGAAGGACACCGCCACATCGGCAGCCGTGGCGCCCTGGTGGCCGAAGCCCGGGACCAGGAAGGGCGTCTGGGGCACCCGGGCGCGCAGCTCGCGCAGTTGCTCCGGGTAGGTCGCCCCTACGACCGCGCCCAGCGAGCTGTAGCCGCTGGCCCCGATCAGGTCCTGCCCCCACTGCGCCACCAGGTCCGCCATGTGCTGGTAGACGGTCAGCCCGCTTTCCAGCTTCAGGTCCTGCAACTGGCCCGAGCCCGGGTTGGAGGTCTTCACCAGGATGAAAAGGCCTGTCCCGTATTCGTAGGCCTTATTCACGAACGGTTCGACGCCATCGTAGCCCAGATAAGCGTTAATGGTGATGGCGTCAGCGGCCCGCAGACACGGGCCTTGACCCTCGGGTCGAGCCTTCAGGTACGCATCGGCATACGCCTGGGCCGTCGAGCCGATGTCGTTGCGCTTGGCGTCCAGGATCACGACAAAGCCCAGCTCGCGGGCGAAGCACATGACCCGCTCCAGACAGGCCACGCCCTCGGCTCCCAGAGCCTCGAAGTAGGCAGCCTGGGGCTTGACGGCCGCGGCGAAAGGCTCGGTGGCGAGGCAGATGTTGAAGCAGAAGCTCTCCACCCGCTTGACCAGGTCCGAGCCACTCCCGGGCAGGTCTGGAGGCAGCAGATCAGGGCGCGGGTCCAACCCCACGCAGAGACGGCTGTTCTTCCGCCGGACAGCCTCGAATAGACGGTCTGCGAAGTGCTCCGCCATCGGTGCCCTCGCTCGGCAAGGTAGAGCGATTATACATGCCGCGTGAGGGCCTTGTCAAAGCCGCTGCGCGGGGGCCTGGGCCGCCGGAGCGCCCGCGAATTGACGCCCTCAGGGGCCTGTGTTAGACTCGGATCATTGTGACAACTGCAACGTCCAATGAGGCATCAAACTGAAAGGGAGAGCGCCTATGCTGCGGGCTTTCCTGTTAGTTGTTCTGCTCCTGCCTCTGACTCTCGCCTCGGCCCAGCAACAACCTGCCGACCAGCCGGCGGCGCAGCCCCCGACGCCTGCTCAACTCATGGAGGACGCTCGCATCCTCTATGTGGCGCGGACGCTCCGCCTGCGTGAGGACCAGGTGGCCAAAACCATCCCCCTGCTGAACCAAGCCCAGGAGGTGTTGCGGCAGCGTGACGGGGCCCTGGACGACCTGTGGATCAAGTATGAGGGCGCGTTCGTGGCTGCCAACCGGGCTCTCCTGGGCGGCGAGGCGCCTGCCCCGGCGGCCCAGACGGCCCTAGACCGGGCGGTGAACGCCCATGACGATGCGCGGGGCAAGGCGCGGAACAACCTCGAGATGATCGCGGAGCAGATCACCCGCTTGCTCGACCAGCAACAGGTCAGCACCCTGGAGACTCTCCGCCAGGCCCGGGCCGGCGAGCAGGGCCAGCAGCGCGCCAGCGACTCGGCGAGCGTTATCTCCGATGTGCAGCGCTATGTGGTCGCGATGCGGCAATTGCTGCCCGATGAGTACGAGACGCTGCGGGTCGCGATGGCGCTGCGTCTGGCCTCCGAGTTGGTCGCTCCCGACGATCAGGGCTACAACAGCGCCGTGAGCGATGTCCTGCGGCTCATGGACAGCGTGCGCCGCCTCTCGGACGCCCAGTTCGCCCAGGCGGAGCCCCGGCTCCCCCAGGCTATCGCCCGGGCGCTGCGGCTGCCGGAGACGCCGGCCAAGGGCGGGTGGCCGATCAGCTTCGAGGACTTCATGGTCTTTGTCTCCTCTGAACGGACGGTGGCCCTGCTGCAGGGCTTCAAAGCGGAGCCGGCGATGGAGGTGGTCCCATGAAACACCTGCTGTGTGCGATGGCCCTGATGGTGACCCTTGCCGCCGGCGCCCAGACGACGCCGCAACCGCTCACGGCGGCGATTGACCTGCATAGCAATCTCGCTCTGGTCACGGACCTGCAGCCCAACAGCCGCCAACTGCTCGACATGCTCGCCGCGGCGCGGGCCTCCCGCCAGTTGGCTGCCCAGTACGACAGCGAACTCGACCAGGCTCTACAAGCCCGCGCCGACGTCTTCAAGCAGCAGGCTCAGTGCCTGGCGGCGGGGACCGCGGTGCCTGACAACGTGAACGCCTCGGTCGCCGAGTACTTCACGCTGCGGAACGAGGGCCGTCTGAAGCTGCGGCAGGCGGTAGACACGCAGGTGCGGAAGGTGCGGCGGGCGCTGGCGCCCGACCAGACGCGCCTGGTGGACTGGTCGCGCCCGGCCGAACTCAGCACGGAGAGTGACGACGAGGCCGCCCTGAGCGAGATGCGCGACCTGATGGCCGACCTGAATGGGACCATCCGGGCGCTGGAGCGCATCCGCTACCTCATCCCCGGCGACTATGTGACCACCCGGGTGGGCCACCTGACCGACTTCCTGACCGAGTACTACCGGCCCAACACCCCCGAGCTCAAGGACGCCCTGAACTGGATGATGAGACTCACCGATGAGGTGCGCGTCGTCTCGGAGAAGGACTGGCCGGGGCAGGCCCCGTTCTTCGCCGCCCGCGTATTGCAGCGCGTGGGGGCCCTGGGGGATCAGCCGCAGGCCAAGAATCGCGCACCGTACAACTGGTGGGACATCTACTACCTGCTGACCGACCCGCACACACCGGAGTTGCTGCAGCAGATGCTGGCCGCCCGCGGCACCCCGGCCCAGTAGCGGCGCGGTTCGCCGCGTCCGCAGCCACTGGTCAGCCGATCCATCACACCGAGGGAGCACCCATGTCCGAACACCGCTCTGTCGCCGACTGCCGCGCCCGTCTGGCCGAGCTCATCCGCGAGCACGCCCTGCGCTTTGGGGACTTCACCCTGGCGTCCGGCCAGAAGAGCACGTACTTCATTGACGGCAAGATGGTGACTCTGCAGGCTGAGGGGCTCTACTGCCTGTCGCGGTGCATCCTGGACATGATCCAGGACGATGACGTGGCGGCGGTCGGGGGCATGAGCATCGGGGCCGACCCCATCACCGGCGGCGTCGTGACCCTCGCCGGCGCGGAGGGTCACCCGCTGATCGGCTTCCTGGTCCGCAAGGAACAGAAGGACCACGGCACCCGCAAGCAGATCGAGGGCCCGGTGCCTGACGGAGCCCGCGTGGTGATGCTCGAGGATGTCGTAACGACGGGAGGCTCGACACTGCAGGCCATCGCCGCCGTCGAGCGCGAGAAGCAGGCCCGGGTGGTCAAGGTCATCGCCATGGTGGACCGGCTGCAGGGCGCGCGCGAGAACCTGCAGCAGGCCGGCTACGAGTTCGAGGCCATCTTCACCATCGAGGAACTGGGAGTGAAGGCGCCGTAACCGGGAGGCAGCCGGTCGCCGCTGCCTGGGAACGGCTCGAGGGCCTTCGCGGAGTTGTGCCGCAAACTTCCCTGTCTCGCGCGCATGGTGATGGGGAAGTGGGACTTGAGCGGGGAACATACCCACTTCAGCGCCTCGTTCTGTCCAGTGACGTGCGCGGCCGAACGCGTGTCCTCGAAGGAGCCCGCCATGCCCGACGTTCTCATCGTGGATGACGACCCGAGTGTACGTGACCTCCTCACGATGTACTTTGCGAAGGACCAGTTCACCGTCCGCACGGCGGCCAACGGTGAGGAAGCTGTGGCCGCGGTTGCCGCGGCGCGCCCGTCCCTGATCATCCTCGACATCATGATGCCGGGCAAGGACGGCTACGAGGTTTGTCGGGAGCTGCGCGCCCAGGGCACCGTCCCCATCATCTTCCTGACGGCCCGCGACGACGAGGTGGAGCCCATCGTCGGGCTGGAGATGGGGGCCGACGACTACGTGACCAAGCCCTTCAATGCGCGCGAGTTGGTGGCGCGCGCCCGGGCGGTGCTACGCCGCTCGCACGGCAAGGCCGAGGAGCCGCCGCAACAGGTCCTGACCTTCCCGCAGTTCGAGATCAACCCCACCACGCGCGAGGCCCGGGTCAATGGCGCGCTGGTCGCGCTGACGCCGCATGAGTTCGACATCATCTACCTGCTGTGCACCCGGCCGCGGCAAGTGTTCCCGCGCGCCGAGATCATGAGTTCCATCTGGGGCTATGACCCCGACTACGGGGACTACCGCACCGTGGACACGCACCTCAAGCGCGCGCGGCAGAAGCTGCGCGAGGCCGGCATGACCGCCTGCACCGTCGAGACCGTCTGGGGCATTGGCTACCGGTTCGTGCCGCCGGAAAGCTAACCGGCCATGCGGTCGCTGCGCTGGCGTCTGACGCTCACGCACATGCTGGTCAGCCTGCTGGCCGTGGCGCTCGTGGCGTTGCTCACCCCACCCCTGTTCTACCGCTACTACTCCGTCGCCGAGACGCTGCGCTGGAAGGGCGCCGTGGGCGGCCTGGCCAGCGCCGCTGAGCCGCTGCTGCGTGAGGGCGCCGGATCCCCGCACCTGCGCCGCCTCATCAAGACCTCGGCCCAGGTGCTCGACGCCGAAGTCGTCATCACCGGCGCCGACCGCATGGTCATCATCTCCAGCAACCCCGACCACGTGCCCGGCCAGCTCGTGCCGCCCTCGCGCCCCGCGGCCGCGCGCCTGGCGGAATACGCCACCCCCCTGGCCCACGGCACGATCATCATCCGCAAGCCCGTGCCCGGCTGGCAACACCTGCAGCGGGCGCAATGGGTCGTCGTGGGCTTCGCCTCGCTGGCGGCGGCGGTGCTGGCCGTCTTGCTGGCCTACGCCTCGGCACGGGCCGTCGCTTGGCCGCTGGTGAGCATGTCCGAGGCCGCCGGGCGCCTGGCCGCCGGCGACTTTGCCGTCAGTCTGTCGGAGACCGGCCCCACCGAGGTGGCCTCCCTGGCCGCCAGCATGAACCACATGGCCGCCAGCCTGGCCTCCCTCGACGGCCTGCGCCGCGAGTTCATCGCCTCGGCCTCGCACGAGCTGCGGGCGCCGCTCAGCGCCATTCGCGGCTTCCTGGGGGCACTGCAGGACGGCACGGCGGACAGCGCGGAGGCGCGGCAGCGCTGTCTGGCGGGCGCGGCGGCCGAGGCCCAGCGGATG
This window harbors:
- the pyrF gene encoding orotidine-5'-phosphate decarboxylase; this encodes MAEHFADRLFEAVRRKNSRLCVGLDPRPDLLPPDLPGSGSDLVKRVESFCFNICLATEPFAAAVKPQAAYFEALGAEGVACLERVMCFARELGFVVILDAKRNDIGSTAQAYADAYLKARPEGQGPCLRAADAITINAYLGYDGVEPFVNKAYEYGTGLFILVKTSNPGSGQLQDLKLESGLTVYQHMADLVAQWGQDLIGASGYSSLGAVVGATYPEQLRELRARVPQTPFLVPGFGHQGATAADVAVSFDAEGFGAIVNSARGIIYAYRKREGSFTQAAAEAAQEARDALNGVEPSDAG
- the pyrE gene encoding orotate phosphoribosyltransferase gives rise to the protein MSEHRSVADCRARLAELIREHALRFGDFTLASGQKSTYFIDGKMVTLQAEGLYCLSRCILDMIQDDDVAAVGGMSIGADPITGGVVTLAGAEGHPLIGFLVRKEQKDHGTRKQIEGPVPDGARVVMLEDVVTTGGSTLQAIAAVEREKQARVVKVIAMVDRLQGARENLQQAGYEFEAIFTIEELGVKAP
- a CDS encoding response regulator transcription factor, producing MPDVLIVDDDPSVRDLLTMYFAKDQFTVRTAANGEEAVAAVAAARPSLIILDIMMPGKDGYEVCRELRAQGTVPIIFLTARDDEVEPIVGLEMGADDYVTKPFNARELVARARAVLRRSHGKAEEPPQQVLTFPQFEINPTTREARVNGALVALTPHEFDIIYLLCTRPRQVFPRAEIMSSIWGYDPDYGDYRTVDTHLKRARQKLREAGMTACTVETVWGIGYRFVPPES
- a CDS encoding HAMP domain-containing histidine kinase; protein product: MRSLRWRLTLTHMLVSLLAVALVALLTPPLFYRYYSVAETLRWKGAVGGLASAAEPLLREGAGSPHLRRLIKTSAQVLDAEVVITGADRMVIISSNPDHVPGQLVPPSRPAAARLAEYATPLAHGTIIIRKPVPGWQHLQRAQWVVVGFASLAAAVLAVLLAYASARAVAWPLVSMSEAAGRLAAGDFAVSLSETGPTEVASLAASMNHMAASLASLDGLRREFIASASHELRAPLSAIRGFLGALQDGTADSAEARQRCLAGAAAEAQRMTRLVEDLLQLSRLQAGVLEFEFAPTDLAQLVQGVLQSFEPRLRERGVEAWVETGDAPEVMADGERLVQVLVNLLDNALRYSPEGGSIDVRVQAGERVPDSQMCVLVTVRDHGPGIPEADLAVIFERFHKADPARQVGDQGAGLGLAIAREIVLRHGGEVIARNREEGGAEVGFWVPVTQGDGARLP